The Gracilimonas sediminicola sequence ACAAAGTGTCTCCTGTATCGGAGGGGTCATTAGATCTGATGAGTGACTTGATTGTAGTTGAGGTTTATGAAAAAGGAGATATGTTTATTGATAGAGGGAAAAAAAATAACAAGGAATACTTTGTTTACGAAGGCGTTTGCCGGAGCTTTTTGCTAAGTCCGGAAGGTGAGGAAGTAACTATATCTTATTTTCTTGAAGGCGATGTACTCTCTCCGAATAAAACGAGAACAGCTAATCAAATGTCTCACCTTAACTTTCAAGCGCTCACAAAATTAACTGTTGCCAGCCTAAACGCTGACGAGTTTGAGCAGCTCATGATAAACCATATTGACATTCGCGAGTTTGGCAATACGGTTTTACAAAATGAACTCCTTGCAAAAGTTGAAAAAGAAATAGCACTGGCCTCTCTGAACGCTAAAGAAAGGCTCATTCTTTTTAGAGAAAAATATCACTCTCTGGAAAATCTAATCTCACATGTTGACATTGCCTCCTATCTGGGAATTACAAATATTTCCCTCAGCAGACTTCGTAAAGGGCTCATGAAGTAAAAGGTCATCCTTTAACAAATGTTAATGGATACGAAGTCAACATCATCAATCTTTGTAGTGAACTTAAAAACAAAGAAAGATGAAGAACTTTTCAATTACCACCACACAAGGATTTAATGTAAATAAGATTAATCCACTATGGTATCTCACAATTGGGGTAGCTACCATGGCCCTAACTCACATGACCTTTAGTATTGAAGTCATGGCTTGGGTTTCAAGTGTTCCATTTTTAATTTATCTAAGTCTCACACAAGGCTGGAAGTCAAGATTAACCTTTTTCCTTGCTTTGGTTTTGGCTTGGTCCTTTGTTGTAACGAAGATTATTAGCGATCCAATTCCACTGGCGCTGGTCTTCCTCTACTCTATTCCAATTAGTTTATTTCACCTGCCGGGATACTTGATCTGGAGCAAATTTAAAGATCAGAAATATGCGCTGTTTCTATTTCCTGTCATCATGGTCATTATGGAATGGATTCAATACACCTTTACACCTCTTGCCAGTTGGGGAGTAGCTGCATATACCATGCACGACAATGTATCGCTTATTCAAACAGTATCTTTGTTTGGGTTGGCTGGTCTAAGCTTTCTGATTTATTGGGTTAATGTCTCAATTGCCAATATTATCATTAAACGAAAAATCTCTATCCCAACTTTTCAGCTTCCTTTAATTATGCTGTGCCTTTTTATTGTATTTGGCTCCATCCGATACGATATGAGCAAAGCCAATGGCAGCGACACTATAACTGTTGCAGCAGTTGGAACAGACTCGGAGGCAAGTGGTTTACCATTGCCAACTAAGGTAAGAACTGAACAGACTAAAACTGCATTATTTAAACGAACCAAAACTGCAGCGGAAGGTGGTGCTAAAATAATATCGTGGAACGAAGCTGCTATATTTATAATGCCTGAAGATGAGAAGGAATGGATTAACTCCATCAGGGAATTAGCCGCTGAACTCAATATCACTTTGGTCGCTTCTTATGTGTCGCCTATTTCACAATCTCCCTTGAGGTATGAGAATAAGTACCAGTTTATCGATTCGTCAGGAAACATTACGCATACATACCTCAAGCATCAACCCGTACCGGGAGAACCCGCTGTGCAGGGAAAGTCGCCTTTAAAAGTTGCTGATATAAAAGGAACAAAAGTCGGAGCCGCAATTTGCTATGATTATGATTTTCCGTATCTGGCAAAAGGATATGGTGAATTAGGGGCAGATATGGTTATTCTTCCGTCAAGTGATTGGAGAGGCATTGACCCACTGCATACGGAAATGGCAGCCTTTAGAGCTGTTGAGCAAGGTCACTCGGTTCTTCGTTCAACGCGTTTTGGGCTCTCTGCAGCAATTACACCATACGGTGAAATGGTTTCACAAATGAGCAGTTTTGACAACAATGATAAAATCATGTATTCACAGCTACCTACCAAAGGTGTCACTACATTATACTCAGTTATTCAAGATAGCTTCGTCTACCTGTGTATTGGATTCTTATTGTCGTTCATGGCTATTGCGTCTCGATCAAAAAATAAATAAAAACCTACAACAATAGATGATTGATTTAAATAGAAGTATGTTACTATTACTTGCTACAACTAAACCTAAACTGCATTAAAACGCAGTTTAGCCAAATCCTTAAACACCCATCTTTAAGTAAGTATCGCCATATAACCACGGCATCAAGCGGGCGCAACTCGCCCTGACCTTGCTTGATTTTAAGATTTAAGGTCATCTACAATTTCAGGGATAGCATTGAGCCGCTTATCCCGAAGGCCGTTCGGCACCTCTTCTGCAAGACATATAAGACAATTTTTTGTTCTGAATTTAGTACATTAAACAGGATAATAATTAAAGATTTCACCCATGTCTCACATTAAACTTGACCAGGATATTAGGTCACTCTCCGATTTTCGAGCAAACGCTGCATCTTATATAGAGCGTGTCAAATCAAAACGCCGACCACTTATTCTTACACAGCATGGCAAAAGTTCTGCCGTATTAATTGATGTAGAAGATTATCAAAAAATGTTGGATAAGATTGAGTTATTGGAAGAATTATCTGCTGCCCGAAAGGAATTAGATAATGGAGAAGGAATTAGTCATGATGAATTTATAGGCAAACTGAGATCACAATATTCATCATGAAAATTATTTGGTCGCCAACGGCAAGATACAAAACCAAAGAAATTCTCGAGTACATTTCTGAAGATAATCCGGATGCTGCTTTAACTCTTATTGATTTGATCGAGGAGAAAGTTGAAAATTTAAATCAAAATCCAGAGTCAGGAAGAGTGTTTCCACCAACAAATAATGACAAAATTCAAGAACTAATTGTCCATGAGAATTATGGGGTTATCTATGAGATCAATCCCGACCTAATTGAAGTTTTAACAGTTCGTCATTTCCGCCAAGATTTTTCGAATTATAAATTGTAATTCCTTCGGTGCCTAACAAGGCGTTTTAAATTGAACGCGGACCTGCCTCAGCCGGCAGGCATTCGAGGTGCGATGGAA is a genomic window containing:
- a CDS encoding type II toxin-antitoxin system Phd/YefM family antitoxin gives rise to the protein MSHIKLDQDIRSLSDFRANAASYIERVKSKRRPLILTQHGKSSAVLIDVEDYQKMLDKIELLEELSAARKELDNGEGISHDEFIGKLRSQYSS
- a CDS encoding nitrilase-related carbon-nitrogen hydrolase; the encoded protein is MKNFSITTTQGFNVNKINPLWYLTIGVATMALTHMTFSIEVMAWVSSVPFLIYLSLTQGWKSRLTFFLALVLAWSFVVTKIISDPIPLALVFLYSIPISLFHLPGYLIWSKFKDQKYALFLFPVIMVIMEWIQYTFTPLASWGVAAYTMHDNVSLIQTVSLFGLAGLSFLIYWVNVSIANIIIKRKISIPTFQLPLIMLCLFIVFGSIRYDMSKANGSDTITVAAVGTDSEASGLPLPTKVRTEQTKTALFKRTKTAAEGGAKIISWNEAAIFIMPEDEKEWINSIRELAAELNITLVASYVSPISQSPLRYENKYQFIDSSGNITHTYLKHQPVPGEPAVQGKSPLKVADIKGTKVGAAICYDYDFPYLAKGYGELGADMVILPSSDWRGIDPLHTEMAAFRAVEQGHSVLRSTRFGLSAAITPYGEMVSQMSSFDNNDKIMYSQLPTKGVTTLYSVIQDSFVYLCIGFLLSFMAIASRSKNK
- a CDS encoding Crp/Fnr family transcriptional regulator; this encodes MNFEQIKERTRPLVNKVSPVSEGSLDLMSDLIVVEVYEKGDMFIDRGKKNNKEYFVYEGVCRSFLLSPEGEEVTISYFLEGDVLSPNKTRTANQMSHLNFQALTKLTVASLNADEFEQLMINHIDIREFGNTVLQNELLAKVEKEIALASLNAKERLILFREKYHSLENLISHVDIASYLGITNISLSRLRKGLMK
- a CDS encoding type II toxin-antitoxin system RelE/ParE family toxin, which gives rise to MKIIWSPTARYKTKEILEYISEDNPDAALTLIDLIEEKVENLNQNPESGRVFPPTNNDKIQELIVHENYGVIYEINPDLIEVLTVRHFRQDFSNYKL